The following is a genomic window from Brachionichthys hirsutus isolate HB-005 chromosome 15, CSIRO-AGI_Bhir_v1, whole genome shotgun sequence.
tccCATTAAACAGTGAACTGAAGCTGGCGTCGCTTTAATACGTTTATAAGAGACTtacttttatttaatgataCAAACAGTGGAAGGAAACTTTCACAATAACGTTTGATTTATAAATCACACATTTCAGAAATTACAATTGATCAGATTTTGCTGTGAAACTTTCTTTGCTCAAATTCATTCAACCCGGTGTGTAATAGAGAGGGCttaaacgcacgcacgcacgcacacgcacacgcacgcacacgcacgcacgcacacgcacacgcacacgcacgcacgcacacgcacgcacgcacgcacgcacgcacgcacacgcacgcgcgcgtgCGCTCCTCACACCCACTTGAGGACGAGCTTCTTGGTGAGGGTGTATTTGGGCTCTGGCATCTGCTTGGAGAACAAGtactgccccctgctgaccTCCCTGTTGACCCGGGTCAGGACGGTCAGGATGTCATCGTCGTCCGGGCTGCACAAAAGACACGCATTAAAACgtactataatataatataacgtAACGGAGTCGGAACTGAGCCTGAAACGAAATAAATGTTGTACATATTTGTGGGTTGTGGCGCCTCCTACTGGTCATATTTGGTAGCTGCAGGTGTCAGCAGGTAACTAACCAACAGAGGATTGCTTTACTCGTTACTAAGCGCTACGTAACGGAGCTGTTCACGTTGTTGTAATATTAAGTATTATTACGTTGTGTAAATCAAGATCTGTGCCTTCTAGCGAGAATATAACGACTATGTAATTACAAAGTTATAGCTGCTATTTAGTAGAAATCATAACTTTATTCTGAGTAGACTCTCTGACCACGTAGCATGCTAGTCGATCTTTGCTAACGCTGCTAATCTCTCGGTTCTCCGTGTCCAGATTTGGACACGCAGTTTCACGTTGATATTTTTCTATAAATAAGACGAGTAAATGCTGTCAGACTATTGTCCTTCATCACCCACACACAGGTAAATACCTCACCCGGCGTGCGCCCCGCCTCTCGGTCGCCGCTCACCTGTCTGCCGACCTCCTCAGCTGCCGGCACAACTCCTGGATGTAGATGGAGCCCGTGGAAGTGCTCCGGAACGACTTGCACTCTTGCACGGTGGCCATCCCCAGCAGGAAGTCGGCCTCCGAAGGCACCGTCTCCCCATAAACACGCCCCGAGTCCTCCTCCAGGCGGTCCTCCTTGTCCCCCTCCCCCTGCCTTGGCTTTGGGGGACACGGCACGGATCCCCTCTGGTAGTCTGTTCCCTGACAGGCTTGGATGAAGAACAGCTTGGGCTTCCCCGCCAGTGTGGGAGCCCGCCCACTCGTGAAGGGCTGCGTCAGCTCCCGCAGGGACACCTGCACCGCGTCCGTCCCGAAGACGCAGCTCCTTCCTCCGTGGGAAAGAACGCACACCACCTGAGGACAGAGGCAGACCCGCCCCCTTTCAGGACAGAGACTGATATGGCTCACATCTGCAGGGTGACTTCAGAAAGGACGCCTGAAATGTGACACCACCCCTAAAGTAAGTGCAGGTGTGTGATGTCGCTCACCAAGGCATCGTCGTCCATGAAGTCCCTCTCGCCCAGCGTCTTGATTTCGCGCTGCATGTCCTTTGCGGTCAGGTTTTCTTTCACCGCCACGGAGAAGCCGAGCCGGCTGAACACCGAGAACAGCGCCACTGGGTCAAACCAGCAGACACCTGGTTAGCATGAGCGCTACGCTGCTAACAGCCCCTCCCAGCGCCCCCCCGGGTCAAACCAGCAGACACCTGGTTAGCATGAGCGCTACGCTGCTAACAGCCCCTCCCAGCGCCACTGGGTCAAACCAGCAGACACCTGGTTAGCATCAGCGCTACGCTGCTAACAGCCCCTCCCAGCGCCACTGGGTCAAACCAGCAGACACCTGGTTAGCATGAGCGCTACGCTGCTAACAGCCCCTCCCAGCGCCACTGGGTCAAACCAGCAGACACCTGGTTAGCATCAGCGCTACGCTGCTAACAGCCCCTCCCAGCGCCCTTGGGTCTTTTGACCTTTATTTACAGGGGTGGCTCAAAGAGGGAGGGGCAATGCAGAACGAGGGGCGGGGCCTTACTCTCATCCTGCTGCGTTCCTGCTCTGTCGTTCAGTCCTGTTTCCGGGAACTTCTCGTTGTTGAAGACCACACACATTCCACGGGGGTCATGGGTCAGAGCGTAGAACTCCTGGGAGGACACAGACACGCCCACGACTTTAAGGtgctgacggacggacggcAGGGAGGACAGGTGCGCTTTGGGTGGACGCTACCTGGTCAGTAGGAGTGGCAGTGAGTGACTGTGCGTCCGAGTAAACATTGCGCCCAACATCTGCAGAACAAAGACGTGAACCTTTCATGTACAGCAGGACAGGCGTCGCCGGCGGCAACGAGGACCATGAAACGTACCGCCAGGTCGAGTCTCACGAGTGGACGGAGCCGTTTGGGTAGACTGAAGGGAGCCGACCCTCTGTGGACAGAGAAGGTCCAATCCCAAACTGTCCCATCATGGGTTTAATGTGCatggacacgcacgcacacacacacgcacgcacacacacacacacacacacacacgcacgcacacacacctggtgaTCCATGCTGACATGAGGCAGCAGTGCAGATTGAGGTCTCTGTGTATTTCCTGAAACAGAACGATTGAAGATGAATCACGCTCCGGTAAAGGTGCAGACGTGTCGCTAAGCGTGCCTCATACCTGCCAGGTACTGCCGTAGGACCCCCGCCAGCTGCTggtccagctccagcaggaccACATGCAGCAAGTCCAGATGGAGATGGGACAGGACACCAGACCTTTCCATTTCTGCAAACACGTCCAGAGCCGTCTGCGATGGACGGAGAACACGGAGCAGACGGAGCAGATTCCTCACCGAACCCGAATGACGTCACACGTGtgatgtgggcgtggccacgctCTCACCTTGCATGACTCAATCTGCCTTCTGCCCATCTCGCTGCTCAGAAGAAACTTCATCTTTTCCAGATTTTCCCGAGTCATGTCCTCGTATATCCGGTAGAGCGTCGCCCtgacagacagagcagagggGTGAAAACGCCACGCCCCATCGCTACGGTTACGCTGTCGGGCTTTACCTGTAATCGGACAGGATGGGCTTGGCGTCGGTTTCCTCTGAAGGGCTGCCGTCAGTCTCCAGGAGTCTGAGCAGGTCTGCTCGACGGATAACGCGGAGCAGCTCGGCGAGGAAGAGACGGGTGTCCAGCAGACCTCGCTCTTCCAGCCGCAAGAACAAGCCTTTAGCATCGACAACCTGCACCAGGGAGGAGccgggtcagaaccagaaccgggctGGACCTGATCAAACGTTCTACGAAGAAACGtcagagcagagcagctaaAAGACAGCCCAGGAGGGGCTGAACTGGGCCCCCATGTCTCCGTGGTTACGCTTAGGACCGCTGTAGCCTACAGCCCGTCTCCGTGGTTACGCTTAGGCCCGCTGTAGCCTACAGCCCGTCTCCGTGGTTACGCTTAGGACCGCTGTAGCCTACAGCCCGTCTCCGTGGTTACGCGTAGGACCGCTGTAGCCTACAGCCCGTCTCCGTGGTTACGCTTAGGACCGCTGTAGCCTACAGCCCGTCTCCGTGGTTACGCTTAGGACCGCTGTAGCCTACCGCCCGTCTCCGTGGTTACGCTTAGGACCGCTGTAGCCTACAGCCCGTCTCCGTGGTTATGCGTAGGACTTGCTTAGGCAACAATAAAGTGATTGATATTTAAATCTGTTGGACGTCTTCCTGTCACATGACCAGAGGACAGTCGGGCCGTGTGACGCTCACCCCCTGCAGACGCTTCCTGTTGACAACGTCCCCGCACAAGAAGCAGAGCGCCGACACCTCCAGGGAGTCCAGCTCCTCATCGATGCGGGACAGCGTCAGCCGGTCCATCCCAGAACGTCTCCCTCCTGGACGGGTCTGGGGGCGGAGCCATCAGCAACAGAACAGCAGAATTatactttttattgttttgtccctcggagggcgatttggtttacagcagttacgctttctaaggacacaacgacagtgtacgtGTGCCtgagctgggaatcgaaccgccaacttctcgatcataggacgaccctctcaaccactgttaaatttgtattgttaaatttgtatcgttaaatttgtattgttaattgtcgatgatttatgtacgaaggactttcaacggaaacaagaaatgctcctctgagacaggatgtgtgactgtacttgtactgtaatacatgctactgtgtgactgtacttgtactgtaatacatgctactgtgtgactgtacttgtactgtaatacatgctactgtttgactgtacttgtactgtaatacatgctactgtgtgactgtacttgtactgtagtacatgctactgtttgactgtacttgtactgtagtacatgctactgtgtgactgtacttgtactgtaatacatgctactgtgtgactgtacttgtactgcaatacatgctactgtgtgactgtacttgtactgtaatacacgctactgtttgactgtacttgtactgtaatacacgctactgtgtgactgtacttgtactgtaatacatgctactgtgtgactgtacttgtactgtagtacatgctactgtttgactgtacttgtactgtaatacacgctactgtgtgactgtacttgtactgtagtacatgctactgtttgactgtacttgtactgtaatacatgctactgtttgactgtacttgtactgtaatacatgctactgtgtgactgtacttgtactgtggtacatgctgctgtttgactgtacttgtactgtaatacatgctactgtgtgactgtacttgtactgtaatacacgctactgtttgactgtacttgtactgtaatacatgctactgtgtgactgtacttgtactgtggtacatgctgctgtgtgactgtacttgtactgtaatacatactactgtttgactgtacttgtactgtaatacacgctactgtgtgactgtacttgtactgtaatacacgctactgtgtgactgtacttgtactgtaatacatactactgtttgactgtacttgtactgtaatacacgctactgtgtgactgtacttgtactctaacattctatctaataaatatattcatcatcatcatctctctctctctctctctttctgtcccgCACATTCATGACGACTTGCTAAAATCCACAGTTGGTGGTGACGTCACGGAGACGCCAgccccggtgtgtgtgtgtgtgtgtgtgtgtgtgtgtgtgtgtgtgtgtttgtttgtttgtttgtttgtttgtcggaCGATGACCAAACTTTAACTTCGGCCTGGCTGACGGTACCGGAAAGGCGTAGAATACCGAACCGCTTTGACGTTTCTAACCTCGGTAGTTCGGTAGTTCGGTAGTTCGGTGAGCTCCGGCTCGAGGCTTACCGAGTCCTCGGTAGTTCGGTAGTTCGATGAGTCCAGCTTCCCTCCAAGACGGGAAAACAGGTCTTCCGGTTCGTCCAATCAGCTTCTTGTTGCTTTCTTTAAACTTTCTGAACCGAGTCGGTTCTTACCGGTTTCACTTTGGTAGACGACCGGATATGACTTCTAAcgccttcaaaataagagcttcGTGAAGACCGGGGGATTAACTTTGAAAACTGCCGCCCGAACACATTTGATGGTTGCACACGAATATTCATAATGTATAAATACACTACATTATTCATAATGTACAAATACATGAATATTATGAATATTCTACTTTTTCACCATAATGTGTTCACGCAGACTCCGTCTCACTCCGTCTCCGTCTCAAGCGTCTCACGCTGTCTCcatctcactctgtctctgtctcactctgtctccgtctcacgctgtctccgtctcactctgtctccgtctcactctgtctccgtctcacgctgtctccgtctcactctgtctccatctcactctgtctccgtctcacgctgtctccgtctcactctgtctccgtctcacgctgtctccgtctcactctgtctccgtctcactctgtctccgtctcacgctgtctccgtctcactctgtctccatctcactctgtctccgtctcacgctgtctccgtctcactctgtctccgtctcacactgtctccgtctcacgctgtctccgtctcactctgtctccgtctcactctgtctccgtctcactctgtctccgtctcactctgtctccgtctcactctgtctccgtctcactctgtctccgtctcactctgtctccgtctcacgctgtctccgtctcactctgtctctgtctccgtctcactctgtctccgtctcacgctgtctccgtctcacgctgtctcCGTCTTACGCTGTCTCCGTgtcactctgtctctgtctccgtctcacgctgtctcCATCTCACGCTGTCTCCGTGTCACTCTGTCTCCGCCTCACGCTGTCTCCGTGTCACTCTGTCTCCGTGTCACTCTGTCTCCGtgtcactctgtctccgtctcactctgtctccgtctcacactgtctccatctcacgctgtctccgtgtcactctgtctccatctcacgCTGTCTCCATCTCacgctgtctccgtctcactctgtctccatctcactctgtctccatctcactctgtctccgtctcacgctgtctccgtgtcactctgtctccgtctcacgctgtctccatctcacgctgtctccgtctcactctgtctccatctcactctgtctccgtctcacgctgtctccgtctcactctgtctccatctcactctgtctccgtctcacgctgtctcCGTGTCACTCTGTCTTcatctcactctgtctccgtctcacgctgcCTCCGtgtcactctgtctccgtctcacgctgtctccatctcacgctgtctccgtctcactctgtctccatctcactctgtctccgtctcacgctgtctccatctcactctgtctccgtctcatgCTGTCTCCGtgtcactctgtctccgtctcacgctgtctccgtctcactctgtctccgtctcactctgtctccgtctcacgctgtctccgtctcactctgtctccgtctcactctgtctccgtctcactctgtctccgtctcacgctgtctctgtctccgtgtcactgtctccgtctcactctgtctccgtctcacgctgtctccgtctcacgctgtctcCGTCTCAAGCGTCTCACGCCGAGCTCCGAGCTCTCTGGTCGGTGCAACCTGGTCCGGCAGGTGGATCTAAGGTTCAGGGACGGCGTTCTTTCAGGTAAAGGTGGATTCTTACACGACTTAGTATCAGAagcttcttcttcctttttgaATGTTGTGTAGGAAATCTTTAATGTTATAGAAGCTCGACCTTCATGGTGAAaagtattaaaaataaagagagTAAAGATTACTTTTTGTGACTTGTCGGCTGAATTTAAGCAAagcataaaaataatgaaaggcaaatccaataataataattaaaatcgATTAAGACTCAACCTCTACTTTCCCTAACCTTCCTTGTTGTAATCCAGTCAAGGGAGGAAATATCCTTTGATTGATAATGTCTGTAAATCCATGAGGCGGGATCAATCCTAATCTTCAAGCAAAGTGAGGAAGAGAGTAATCCAGTACTGTAATCCAGAACAGTAATCCAGTACCGTAATCCAGAACAGTAATCCAGTACCGTAATCCAGAACGGTAATCCAGTACTGTAATCCAGAACGGTAATCCAGTACCGTAATCCAGAACGGTAATCCAGTACCGTAATCCAGTACCGTAATCCGCTTACCCTCTGCTCTCCTTAACCCTTCTCTCGGTGTCCTTCTTCATTCTTACAATCAATACATCAGTAGTCTTATACAAAGTTATTCAATCAACAAGAAAATCATCTTATTAATCACAAACTTATAGAAGATAATTATCTTATCACTTATGATCATTTAACGCAACcatttaacatttattaatgTTTGACTATATCTTATTTCATCACTTTTTCATTTGATAACATTTACTCATCACTAAGTACATTTAAGAGATATAATCGTAGACAAAGACAGAGTATAACCTTTAACCTCCCAGCGCCCGGACGGCACCCACACCTTTCACCGACAGGTGTTCACTCTATTTTTAATGCTACAAATAACACTTCGTTGTGTgctgtgtgcttgcagtgtaactatgacatgaataaaaaagcTCAGCTAAAGGCTGTTGTCCCTTGATTTGGCCAGGAGAGGGAGACATTTTGCCTCTACCACACCGCGTaaccttttgtgtgtgtttttgtgtcttgcTCAGGACCCCCTTGTAAAAGAGGTTCTTAACCTCAACGGGTTattttcctggttaaataaaggggggggggggggggggggggtcgcttttACTTTGAAGTTAACCTTTGCCACGCCCAGGTAGAATTTGACAGGAAGTTAAACTGCTTCACTTGAGAGGGTTgcaaaatacaattaatatcaTTTAAAAGAAACATCTTTATTCAGATCAACAACGAGCACGAAGGTGTTGAACAACCAATCACATCGCTCACAGTGGGGGGGCGTTCAGACCGGGCTGTGGGCGACAGCTGGGGGCAAACGACAGGAAGTACTCTCTGGCAAACCGATAGACGTCATCCGGTTTCCGTAGCAACAAGAACTGCAGGAAGTCGGAGAGGAGGGCGCGGACCTCTGCGCGCTGTCTCAAGTAGGACGCATGGTCCCCCGTCAGCGCCGCCTGCcccagagagacacacacacctccatctcGTCAGGTGACGTCATTATGAGGACACAAGGCAAAGAGCAggatcattgatcattgatcaccTTCCTGTCCAAGAACTCGGAGCGCATCTCCATGTCTTCTTCCCGAGCCAAGGTGATCTTCTCTAAATCGaatgcacgcacgcgcacgcgcacgcacacacacacgcacacgcgcacgcacacacacacacacgcacacacacacacgacacattTAACACCGCCTCCTTTGTGAGGTCGTTCTCACGCTAAACGGGCGCTACCTTTCTGCGGCTGTGTCGTCAGCTGCAGGAGTCTCCAGACGACAGGTGATCCTACCTGTCGTCTGCTGGCCAAGCGCCTGATCAGAGAACAGCGTTTAAAGGAAACGAGACGTCACCTGGCGGCTCAGAGACACGCGCCGACTCACCCATCAACCAGGAAGTAGCACTGCCAGGTGGGGGGGCTCTCCACGGTATGAACCCTCCTCTCCACCCCGAACACTTCCACCGTCTCACCGCCGACCTGGAGCTGCTTCAGGCCCAGCCCCCTCTGGGCACAGAGAGGTCGGTCCCTGCAGGGAAcgaacatgcccccccccccaggtgggaTTACTCACCAACGTGGCGTGGACGAGGTGCAACCCCCGGTCCAAGGAGAGGAAGGTCACGTGTTCCGGGACGCTTCTCCTCAGGGCAACcaggcgcagcagcagcaggttggagCCCTCGGTGAGCAGCGCCCCCCTCAGCGCAGACATGGGGTAGCAGCGGCGCTCCTCGGTGACGTCCTGCAGTAACGGGGGACACGCTGAAGGCCCCGCCCAACGGGCCGGGCGTGTTGCCCCTCGTTGCCCCTCGTTACCCCTCGTTGCCCCACCTCCCCTGCGGCGGTAACCTGATGGATCACCATCTGCCCGTCTCGCTGCACCATGTGACACCTCCGGTCCAATCGGTGGCTCTCCAGCTGGAAGAGAATTCAAAGAGGAAACGTTGCATCCGGTGGGAGGTCGTGCAACAGCTGATCCGCGCAACAGCTGATCCGCGCGACAGCTGATCCGCGCGACAGCTGATCCGCGCGCGACAGCTGATCCGCGCGCGCACCTTGACGTGCTCGTGGGAGTcttcctgcagcacctccaggTCTGTGGTGACGTAGGCTGGAACACACAACACAGGTGAACACTGAGACAGGGACGGCTTCGTGggttctgtccccccccctcacctgtcaCGGTGGTTCCACAGGGGGAGTCCCCGACGGCTCCCTGGCTCTGTGCGTGCAGCTTCACGCACGGCTGCTGCCCCCTATGGGTGAACTCCACCGACACGCTGAACCCCCCCAGGTCTCTGCCGCCCTCCGACACGGTCACCAGAGAGTCCGAAAACACGCAGCGCTGCAGCTCTGcgggctctgggggggggggggggggggggtcagtgacGTCGGTCTGGACGTGAACCGTAACGTGTCACGCTCATTCCGCGACCCGCGCGACCCGCGCGTTCCCAAAGACAACTCACCGATACCGGACATGAACGCCATGGCTTCGGCAGAGGCTctgagcccccctccccccgctaAGTCGTCCTGGGGGGCGGCCATTCACGCTGCGTGCGTCAAGCAGCCGGTAACGCACGTTCGGTTTTACGTCGGGAGTTCCGGAACGAACTtccgtctgcagctcctcctcaaGCGAGGAAACAAAGAGTCCTCGAATcctttgttgtcatggcaacgaCGCTACAGCGCTGGAGAGACGGGATGAAGACTGAAAGATAAAGTGAGAGTACCGGTATAAACACGGTGTCGCCGCTCCGCCGGACCGGAACACCGGCGACAAACCAAGGTCGACCGAAGGTCGTATCTTCTGTttggagcaaaaacaaaggatTGATGTCAAGCAAAGACAACAGGCcggccaccaggtggcgctgtctGCACGTGTATGGCTGGAGTCGCTCTGCTGCcggcaggtggaggagaaggcTCCGCCCCCACGCTGGCCGGAGGCTTTAATTGGACTGATTCTGGTGatggaggttctggttctggttctggttatCTGCCcagtgcattctgggtaatgcaggttctggttctggttctggttctggtacgATGGATTGATAGCATGTCAGGGTTTGTAAGAAATAACGCATCACAGCTCGTTTGTGTTTcatcaaataattaaaagaatCAAAATAATATCAAATAATTTCATCTTTACATGAAATGTGATTAGtctgagagaaaaacaaagatccTCCATCTTTGTAGTTTGATCTCTACGGATTTAACGATAGTTAAAGCAGATTAGACgccctggagagagagagagtgagagtgtgtgtgtgtgtgtatgtgtgtgtgtgtgtgtgtgtgtgtgtgtgtgtgtgtgtgtgtgtgtgttgagtgtgagtgtgtgtgtgtgagtgtgtgtgtgtgtgtgtgtgtgtgtgtgtgcgtgtgtgtgtgtgtgtgtgtgtgtgtgcgtgtgtgagtgtgtgtgtgtgtgtgtgtgtgtgtgtgtgtgtgtgtgtgcgtgcgtgcgtgtgtgtgtgtgtgtgtgtgtgtgtgagtgtgtgtgtgtgtgtgagtgtgtgtgtgtgtgtgtgtgtgtgtgtgagtgtgtgtgtgtgtgcgtgtgtgtgcgtgtgtgtgtgtgtgtgtgtgagtgtgtgtgtgtgtgtgtgtgcgtgtgtgtgcgtgtgtgtgtgtgtgtgtgtgagtgtgtgtgtgtgagtgtgtgtgtgtgtgtgcgtNNNNNNNNNNNNNNNNNNNNNNNNNNNNNNNNNNNNNNNNNNNNNNNNNNNNNNNNNNNNNNNNNNNNNNNNNNNNNNNNNNNNNNNNNNNNNNNNNNNNGCCAGGCGGACCGTGGCGGCGAGCTGAGGAGGGCGGAGACATCAAATCTAATAACGTCATCATACTTTCAGGTTATATTTGATGCAGAGAATAGACGAATCGGGAGCGAGGGCGTCGCCTGGCAGGGTCACCTCTCGTCCCGTGAAGCTGGCGCTCACGCCGTCCTTGGGCGTGTTTTTTGACATGACTGTGACGATGACGTGAGATTCTGTTTGGTACCAGTCAcgcctggacacacacacacacacacacacacacacacacagcagtgcatCGTTTGTGTCTGATGGGGAGGGGGCCGttagaggctccgccccccatCAGCTGCTTCCTTGACTTACTTCACCACCGGACCTGCCGGTGTCTTCTGGGTCATTCAGTCCCGACGACGTGATGAAGAGATGAAACAGGACAGATGAGAGAAAGGACAGGAACATCAACGCGACAGCGCTCCCTGGTGGTCGGGAAGAGAAACTCACCCCGTTGCTGCCGATGGGCGTCGGCTCTGAGGAAACTGGAGCAAAATGAGGAGGAAGCGTTCAGCAGATATCAGAGCGGCGTTCTACACAAGCACTAGAGCAGATGGacatgcccccccgccccccccccccacacacacagacccccgACCCGCTACTGGTGCCATCATCAGCACGCCATCATCCGTTCTCTTAAAGCGATAGAATAACAAGGCGTTGGCTTTTGGTGGTTTGTCCCGTGTGAGCCaatggaagtggggggggggcgccgcggGGCGTGtgatgtacccccccccccccgacggtgATGAAGCACGCCGCTCCTGAGAGCACGGGAAGCGTGCTGCTCAGAACCCAGAACCCGATCCACCGGGCCCGGACCACGGAGCGGGGGCTCAAAAGCAAGGCGTGAAAACGGAATGTAACCGGCAACCGAGACAACAAAAGAACCGTCCTGCATTTAAAACCagggtccaatcagaacctacCTCCCATCTTGTCCTCGCAGCGCTTCAGCCAGCCCTCAAAGCACTCGTCAGAAACTGTGGAGATAAACGTGCTGATGAAGGATGCAGAGAGGGGGCGCCGGCGAGGCGTTGGAGGGTCCCGACGGCGCCGCACAACACCGGCATTAATGGGTGACTGACGGCAACGCTAGCAGCTACTTCCTGTCCGTTGATCATACCACGGGGCGATCCATTGGTGTGTACAGGCTGCACTAACGAGCTAACGCGGCTAGCAGAGCGCCCCCGCGGGCCGGACTCACCGTCCAGCTGCCGCCCCCGAGCGAACGCAGCGTGCGCCGACTCGTGGTTGTTCAGGTGGAATTCTGCTATCCTGTCAGGAGAATAAAAACACGCCGTCAGGCAGAACGCCCGATCGATCGTCTGAAAGGC
Proteins encoded in this region:
- the casp8 gene encoding caspase-8, whose amino-acid sequence is MDRLTLSRIDEELDSLEVSALCFLCGDVVNRKRLQGVVDAKGLFLRLEERGLLDTRLFLAELLRVIRRADLLRLLETDGSPSEETDAKPILSDYRATLYRIYEDMTRENLEKMKFLLSSEMGRRQIESCKTALDVFAEMERSGVLSHLHLDLLHVVLLELDQQLAGVLRQYLAGNTQRPQSALLPHVSMDHQRVGSLQSTQTAPSTRETRPGDVGRNVYSDAQSLTATPTDQEFYALTHDPRGMCVVFNNEKFPETGLNDRAGTQQDEMALFSVFSRLGFSVAVKENLTAKDMQREIKTLGERDFMDDDALVVCVLSHGGRSCVFGTDAVQVSLRELTQPFTSGRAPTLAGKPKLFFIQACQGTDYQRGSVPCPPKPRQGEGDKEDRLEEDSGRVYGETVPSEADFLLGMATVQECKSFRSTSTGSIYIQELCRQLRRSADSPDDDDILTVLTRVNREVSRGQYLFSKQMPEPKYTLTKKLVLKWV
- the catip gene encoding ciliogenesis-associated TTC17-interacting protein, with the translated sequence MAAPQDDLAGGGGLRASAEAMAFMSGIEPAELQRCVFSDSLVTVSEGGRDLGGFSVSVEFTHRGQQPCVKLHAQSQGAVGDSPCGTTVTAYVTTDLEVLQEDSHEHVKLESHRLDRRCHMVQRDGQMVIHQVTAAGEDVTEERRCYPMSALRGALLTEGSNLLLLRLVALRRSVPEHVTFLSLDRGLHLVHATLRGLGLKQLQVGGETVEVFGVERRVHTVESPPTWQCYFLVDGRLASRRQVGSPVVWRLLQLTTQPQKEKITLAREEDMEMRSEFLDRKAALTGDHASYLRQRAEVRALLSDFLQFLLLRKPDDVYRFAREYFLSFAPSCRPQPGLNAPPL
- the sugt1 gene encoding protein SGT1 homolog, whose protein sequence is MATERFPDSFVAEDPQKALEALNEVLHGEDNAEWFCQRACAHTLLENYSCAVEDAKKAQQLQPNLPRAFLRRGIAEFHLNNHESAHAAFARGRQLDVSDECFEGWLKRCEDKMGVSSEPTPIGSNGKTPAGPVVKRDWYQTESHVIVTVMSKNTPKDGVSASFTGRELAATVRLRCSVVAMTTKDSRTLCFLA